A DNA window from Rhineura floridana isolate rRhiFlo1 chromosome 11, rRhiFlo1.hap2, whole genome shotgun sequence contains the following coding sequences:
- the LOC133367328 gene encoding vomeronasal type-2 receptor 26-like, with amino-acid sequence MVLFMVLAILLLPHSVCNAHVDNCAAGDPLAIDHKYYQPGDFIVAAIISHIFIASELITFTRHPSEELIDELMVVLQVYQNIMALVFAIKEINASHKILPNVTLGFNIYNSRFMAKWTYLASMELLSTQGKFIPNYKCDDQSNLAAVIGGPNSDVPLFMASILGIYKIPQLIYGSVPIMNNNPQAVFSQRMFPNMEYQYRGIVQLLLHFKWMWIGVIYTTNDSGEWFLENVLPMFSHSGICIDFIEKRAKDSFSMENMISEGLATSYVIVNSTASVVVFRGEIESIMFFRLFASLLQFNILSMKTKWKVFIFTAQMEFSSLPVHIIWNIDVLHGAISFAVPSKDVLNFPNFLQSRNPTTEEEDSFLKVIWEQVFGCSLSNYTADENVDRVCTGEENLKTLPGSLFEMHMSAHSYSVYNALYAVAYALQSMHSSKFKDRTILNGGRQKLLIQEPWQDMNQDMNQPKSVQSPNHYHDLTLLPALGQAPSVGKKPGSCNGSEEGLLHPW; translated from the exons ATGGTGCTATTCATGGTGCTGGCAATACTCTTGCTGCCTCATTCGGTGTGCAATGCTCATGTTGATAACTGTGCAGCTGGTGATCCTCTTGCTATTGATCACAAGTACTATCAGCCAGGGGACTTTATTGTTGCTGCCATTATTTCTCACATCTTCATCGCTTCTGAACTAATAACCTTCACAAGACATCCATCTGAGGAACTGATAGATGAGCTCAT GGTTGTTTTGCAGGTCTACCAGAATATTATGGCCTTGGTATTTGCTATAAAGGAAATCAATGCAAGTCACAAGATCTTACCTAATGTCACCCTAGGCTTCAACATCTACAATAGCCGCTTCATGGCAAAGTGGACCTATTTGGCCTCAATGGAACTTCTCTCCACGCAGGGCAAATTCATCCCAAACTACAAGTGTGATGACCAGAGCAATTTAGCAGCAGTCATTGGTGGACCTAACTCTGATGTCCCTCTCTTCATGGCATCCATCCTGGGCATCTACAAGATTCCACAA CTCATATATGGCTCTGTTCCCATAATGAATAACAACCCTCAAGCTGTTTTTTCCCAGCGGATGTTCCCAAATATGGAGTATCAGTACAGAgggattgtccagttgttgttGCATTTCAAGTGGATGTGGATTGGTGTGATTTATACAACTAATGACAGTGGAGAATGGTTTCTAGAGAACGTGCTTCCCATGTTTTCCCACAGTGGTATATGCATCGATTTCATAGAAAAACGGGCTAAAGATTCTTTTTCCATGGAAAATATGATCAGCGAGGGATTAGCAACATCCTATGTTATTGTAAACAGTACGGCCAGTGTTGTGGTCTTCAGAGGTGAAATTGAGTCTATTATGTTTTTCAGACTGTTTGCCAGTCTTTTGCAATTTAATATTTTATCAATGAAGACAAAAtggaaagtttttatttttacagcTCAGATGGAGTTTTCATCACTACCCGTTCACATAATATGGAACATAGACGTTCTACATGGTGCTATCTCCTTTGCAGTTCCTTCAAAGGATGTGTTAAACTTTCCAAACTTCCTTCAAAGCAGAAACCCTACAACAGAAGAAGAAGATTCCTTTTTGAAGGTTATTTGGGAACAGGTATTTGGATGTTCTTTGTCTAACTACACTGCTGATGAAAATGTAGACAGAGTCTGCACTGGGGAGGAGAATCTAAAAACACTTCCTGGATCTCTTTTTGAAATGCACATGAGTGCCCACAGCTACAGTGTCTACAATGCGCTCTACGCTGTGGCATATGCTTTGCAATCCATGCATTCATCCAAATTCAAAGACAGAACAATATTAAATGGAGGGAGACAGAAGCTTTTGATTCAAGAGCCATGGCAG GATATGAATCAGGATATGAATCAGCCCAAATCAGTGCAAAGCCCTAATCATTACCATGATCTGACCTTACTACCAGCCTTGGGTCAGGCTCCATCTGTGGGCAAGAAGCCAGGGTCCTGCAATGGGTCTGAGGAAGGACTGTTGCACCCATGGTGA